A window of Bactrocera dorsalis isolate Fly_Bdor chromosome 4, ASM2337382v1, whole genome shotgun sequence genomic DNA:
TTCCTAATCACATACGAAGTATATTGCTCAGTCAATCTAACCAAGTAGAAACAATAGACTAACGAAGCACTCTAAAGAGCTGATAAGCTATCGGTTATCAAACCACATATAATATAGTGGGATgtagtataaatacatattattttaatcGTTTCCTAAAATGAGTAACAAGTTTAAATAATTGCAAGTTCATCATTAAACTAATTTACTGttatatatggaaaaaatatgaatttatgaattgattatgaaaaaatacatacagacaaagGTAGTTATATATACAGTAAAATCTGTTTAGATCTACCCATCTCTTAActcacaaattaataaaaaagtacttGCTACATACCCATTTGCGGCCACTAAGCGGCGAATTGTTCTTTGCTGCTCGAATGTTCGCCAATTTCACGCGCCAAATCCGATATCACCTCCTTATAGATCAATGGATCGATATTCTTGCCCAACTGATACAGCAGGAACCAATCACcgatattacatttatttgccaCAGCTTCGACCTCATCGCTTTCGGCCAAACGGGAACGGGCACGCAACAACAAATGACGTAGTTTCGGGCCCATAATAACAGCCATACGATATACCAATGAAATGCCAGACAGTATGCTCAAAATGATGAACCAGAACCACAGGAATACATAGATTTTCTCATTGACAATATTCAGCGGCAACACACAGAGACCGTCGAACTTTTGCACCGAACCAGATGGACCATATTTGTGGAATGTACATTTGGTGACTTTCGGAAAGACACGCGCCATCGGATCGACACGTTGATCCGGTTCCATTTCGGTGAATTTCAATACATCACTGCCGTATGTAGAGAATTCACCATCCAAAAAGAAGTCCACAAAGAATATCTGACCAATAACATTGACGAAATTCAATGCTTCACAAACGAAGAAACGGAATGCATAGAAATTGTGACGTGTCAAATTGTTGGAGAAATATTCGACCAATATCTTTTTACGATCATTTTTACACTCCTCATTCACAATGGGACTATTCAAATCCATTACGAGCATTTTGAGGCGACCACCTTCCCATGATTTCCATAAATAGCGTGGCacatagaacataatggcctGGAAGAAGAGCACAAAACATACCCACTGATAGTATTTGTGATATTTCACCTCATCCTCGCCATCTATATGCGAACCGACGCCCGGTTGTACAACATCGCGCCCGGTAACACCGGTCAAACGTTCCGGTACGGTGAATGTAGAGTAAATCCAGCAATATGTGTCCATGACGCCCAATGGAATTTCATCGACAATACAATCGATGGGATCGCCAATGTATTGACGCGAGGTGACGAGCAGCGAGAAGGCGATCAATATGATCACCGTCGCCTTGTAGTGCATGCGGAAGACATTGTTATCGATGCAGACTTGATCGATCTTCAACAGCCCCTTCACGGAGCCGAATACATCAAACATTTTGACGCTTTATTGCTTATGTACACAacgcaaagttttgaaatatattaaactGTTGTCCGTTATGATACGGGAATGTTGTTGCAAGTACTGTGTTACGACAAAGAGGCAGTAGTTTGGGAGTAGGCGCATGCAATGGTAATACTTTCGTTGCAGTTTTTAGTACACGCttgtattgctgttgttgtatttttgttacTTTACTTTCCACACAATTTTGCTTGCACGACGCATTGACGTTACCGCAGTTCGTtgctttatttacttattatggCAGTGTCGATCAGCAGTTTGGTTTCACGCGCCCAAAAAACACAGCTTTTTTCATTCAGAGTTTCATCAACCATGTATTTACTCTAAACAAATCGCAAAACATTTTCGCTTTTACTCAAATTGTCACACAACACAAAACTGTTTACTTCACGATAAATTGCAtggcttttgtttttttctttcttttttcgctattttttatgttactCTTGATTTAACCTCGCGAATTTCCTTTCGTCGGCGCAAAGTAGTGACACGCACAGCGTTTTGTTTAGATTATTGTATGAAATATTCACTGAATATTATTGAAACTTTATGGCCGCTGTTGATTTACTATAAACATTCGCACACTTGCACTTCCAATACAAAACGTTGTTCGTCGCCGAGGGGggcctgtctgtctgtctttGTGTGCCCCTGTTGTGTTGTTTGATTGTGGCTTGAGACACACTAGGTCCAACAACCGTATGTGTCTGTTCGTTTGAACACACTTTCTGTATGCTGTTTTATGTAATTACGCCGTTGCACCGCGGCACAAAGCGTACACTTcgaatagaaaattaaaactgTTTAGTAGATTGCGAGCACCAGCGGACGCTGATAGAAAGGCACGTTGAAAAAGATGTATGAAAAAGTACACATATAGGTGACAAGCGGCAGGCAGCATAGCGCCGCGTTTCGTGGAGTTTTGAGTTGTTTGCCCGCCAATTGAGTGGCTTCTACGCGCTGTGCTTGTGTTAGTGCGCGTTGTGGTGTGAGTAAAGTCACACAGCTGACGACGGAACTCACTAACACATGCGAGCAAACGATTTGAACGCAGTTGTGTGCgtgttttgtgtgtgtgtgtttgcggtTTGCTACCGTGCTCCGCTGTCGCTCTGCATTAAGCCCGTTTCGGTGTCAAAGAGCAGGCTGAGCTTAAAGTGCTCACCGCAGCAACGCGCTTATAAAACAAAAAGGCGAGTGGCTTACTTATTTGCTCAGCGTGCTATATctcacattttatttaattacaaatgGATGGACGGCTTTTCGGCTTAAAAGATGCTCGCTTGAAAATGTATCTCACAGCTGCAAACTcgtttttataccagtttttgagTTGAGTGCATATTCGGAAAGGGTTTTTGTGGTTGTTGAGCGCGTTTTAACATCCCTGCTTCGCTGCTAGCTTCCTATATGTATCGCAAGATGCAAGCTGCCACACactcatgtgtatgtatgtatgtatgcttgtgtggCTGTATTTTAAACAGTACCTGTGTAGCGAAGGTGTTGCAAGAACAGGATTTATTTGGAGTTCGTctcacacataaatacatggTTTGAAAACCACAGCGCTGCCATATGTTCCGGAGAATTGTAAATTCTAGTTTTGGGTTAATGCTGGCGAAGCGAACTGGAGTCACTAAGGGACTGTATACTTTCAGTCTTTCACGActacatttttcaaaacaacagTTTCGaccttttgtgtttgtttataGGACATTACAACAACTTATTATTCGAGGTAATAAAAAAGATGAACGCATGTCCTTTACTACAGAAATGGATTTCTATAAAACGTCGTTTATATAAAGGAACTTTTCACCCCACTATTTTTGAACTACTAAAATCAGTATTGGTCTGGAtgggaaaaatattatttttgcattaaattgaaaGTAGCTTTTCTTCAGGAGAATTTATCACAAGCAAAACTATTTGACATTAATAAGAACAGCTTGTAATCACTTGGTTCTGGACCGAACTATTAGGTAGACGAATAAAAAGCTCCGAACTAAGCTACCGTAGCTTCTGATGATTCACTCTTAATGTGTGTTAGCCCAGAGTGGTCCTGGTGGAATACCATTCTTTTCCTATTGGCCGCAGCTGGCCGCTTCTGGGCGATTGCTTCCTTCAGCTGGTCCATTAGTTGACAGTACAGGTCCGAATTAGGAGTTTGGACGTAAGCAAGTGACTTATAGTAGATAATTCTGTGTCAATACCCCCAAAAAGATAGCAAAACTTTCTTGATCATCAATCCTGGTTTGGTTGAGACGGCTCACCGCGATTCGATCACGACCGCTTTCACTTGTcgttatgtatgtactttccATCACTTATAACCATCCATTTCCAAAATGATTcgatttcttctttttcttctcagACGTAGACACAGTTTATGCGGCTATAGCCGagctaacaacagcgcgccagtcgtttctgcTTTTTGCCATGTAACGTCAATGGaagattccaagtgaagccatgtttttctccacttggtctttgcaatggagtggaggtcttcctctatcTCAGTGTCATcgtatacagctcatcgttccatcgaatgctgttcgccaatgcgcaaaggaccatcaATCTTTCGGAGAACCTTTTTTTCGACAACTtgtaatgtcgactcatcagatggaGGATGGTTTGGGACCGGTCACGTAAAAAACCccccaataaaaaattatcaatagcCCCAGAAGAGAAATTCGGTTTATaagttttttatgttaaatCGTCTGGCACCAAAACCTAGAGCTTATTTCTGTATCCAGACTCCTCGACAATCGAAATAATGCTTAAATTTCGAACTATacgatttaaattattttattaatattttctacgATAGAATTTCCAGAGCGCGTTGGttcttttacataaaaattatcgaAACCGGCAATTTCGCCTTTACTGGAGAAAAACTGTCAAATATGACGTATTTTCTTTTTACTCTTGTATCGGTCAAGCAGTCACAAAACTGCCCGAAATGTTTAAAGCAGTAcgagtttaaaacaaaaaacgaaaaaacaactttcttataatgaaaataacacCCAAAACATTTAGTATTATATGAAAACAGTGGCAACCCATGAGAAACCATCTTTTGCTTATCtaaattgttatatattttctcCAACTCACTAGCCACTTTACTGCGTTGTCTGACGAAAGAACTCATCTGCAAAGAGTTCCACTGGTTGTAGCTTAtctttatgtatacatacacaataaacatgcatatgtgtgtatatgagtTAGTATGTAAGCAGGTATTCAAGTGGAAATATCTGCGATGCATTGAGTTGAAAAAATTCCTGGAAGTATGTTGCATggatagcaacaacaatgataaCAATATGCCACAGGTATaaccaaatataaattgttcTTCAACATGTGTCTGTTTTATAATATCGGAATCACAGCATTGGAATTGCAGTTTTGCACATCGATCACTTGGTTTAAGGAAAACATAAAACGACATACATATCTGCGGTGGTCATTCATTTGTTGCATTGTTTCCAAATATAAAATCTGAtgtttatttccaaaaaatttattcttaTTCTTCTGGTGTTCATTGAGAAATAACAATATGTTTGGGACATAAGAAGGGTGTTTTGTCCCAAACTTCATGaaagataaaaagaaaaatccaAACATcggttatttgaaattttcacataacGTACGTCTAAAGAGTAGAAGGTTAATGTCGAGCCAAGCACACTTTGCGATTTGCACAACAAGCGCATTTATGCTTGGCTTGGCTTTGAGCGACCACTCTGCGGGCACCTTAaggggtttacgggtttcaaaaaatcttattattttataaaattctgcaccacctctagaatattttcctaaGTTTTCAAGataatccgagtaatagtttcggagatacatcTCCGAAGTACGCcgtctttaaacacgttttttcgaaactgtggttttgaagaaggttggcaagatttctctaGAACTACTCGGGtctttgagaaaaaattcttaaaggtttggacgaaggatttttttccgattacaactatttaaaaaaaattgcaaaattttaatatttttgttaaaaggtCTGCCAAAAAcctatttttcagtttttttgctTCGTCCATGTTCTctgttaaggttttaactaaaatacgtaTTTCGTTCTGCTTTGGATGATGCTGTAAGGAGTTATACTGCCAACGCTCGCGTATCTTTTTCATGAGTGATCACcagaaatggcgtcgcaatggccgagtttaaaatatttccaaaaaattcggAATTTCTTTGCCAATGGTGAACctttgaaacaataaaaattctaataaaatatttcattttttatatgagaaaaaaaatgaaaatttttgtgttttaccCGAAAAAATACACATGAACCCCTTAATGGGTTAATGCAAAAGTTGTAGAACTTTTCATTAACTACAATGTtgctatataaaaaattttctatacgaTGAGTAGTTTTGTCAGAAATCGAGTGAAAATGGCTATAACCCTAGAGCATTCAATCccttcttttttctcttttcgacCTCGGATCGTCcagaaattatttttcctttcatttttattattttatcttcatTTCCAAATAGGTTCAAATCTAtgtattatgattttttaacttttcaccATTTTCAAAGGCTTCAGACCATTCTCAAGGTTGACTAAACCTTTCCattagaaaatatgtacaagtacatacatacatatgtacattataagTGCTTCCAAACGAAAGCAGAAATTTGAATGATACAAAATGAGGTCTTCATAACAATTATGCATAATACTCGTAAGTAATTGTCATCATACCTGTCTGCTTTCAAGCCCAACTATGCGTAGACATGAGACACAAATAAGTctattaaagtaaatatttttgggGAAAAATCAAGGTACTCATGCAATAGCTATGTACCATAAACTCATATCTGCTGGCCAGCAACGCTTTCATCGCTGCAACACCACTGACAACAAAGCGATATCAGTAGACGCATTATGTGTAGACATTTGCTATTGCCTATTTGCTTCTGTCTACTTCTACTTGGTGTAGTTGTTGCCAAATGAGCGATCTACCTGAGAGTCAACTGATAATATTCACGTTTCACCTCGAAAGAAAGAAAActgaaatatttacatttttcttctttcttattACAAAGCTGCCAtatctttgtgtgtgtgtgtgtatatgtgtttgtaaaaaTACCTGTAAGGGCACAAGTAAGAACGGGCTCGTTTGCTTGCATTGTGGCAATGCACTTTGACATACCTACATACCCGCTAAGAATTTTTGTACGAATTGTTGGGAAACATTTCGAAGCCAGTGTAGTACATGGCAGCGCATTTTTATAGTGTCTCTTTTACTATTGAACTTAAAAATTGTGTAACATCGGTGTTTAAGGGCACTACGACTAAATTTTCCTAGTTTACGGTATTGaatgtagaaaaattaaaaagatttgaagaaatattgaaaaatatcttcGAAATGTCTTATTTGAGACATAAATTTGACCAATTTTTTCATATGTTCGCCACGAGTTCCTATTTGAAACAAATCACCACGCTAACTGGCGGTAGAGTGGGGTTGAACGCTCGTTTTCTTACGACCAACTTACCAACTTTACTATGTGCCATGAACCAACACCATAGAAATAAGAGTTTCGATGTGTTCCCTCTTTAATCACAACAACGACAGGTTATTAAAAAGCTGTTTGGAGAATAAGTTCAAGAATAAACTTGATGTTGGAATAACTCTCTAATTTAATTCTTGAAACAACTTTCTTTATGACTCTCTTCAAAGTTCTAACTCTAGCAGACTCAttgcttaggttaggttaggttatatggCTGATTCCTCAAAATGACGggagagcacacttagattgcTCTGTAAAGTCCTTTTCCAGATGAAAAACTGCTGTAGCTGGATATCAGCTATCGACAAAACGCCTTGAACCTGCCACAAATCTGCTTAGGtgcttttcttctattccaactATTTCACCTGGAGGTCAAAAGTATGAGATCTGAGATGTTTTAAACTTGAACTGACAAAAAACGGGCTTTCGAGGAAGTGTTGAAGTGAATCTTATTCCAAGCAGCGGATGCAACTGGGTTGCTACTGGTATCCGGTAAAATTTTTATCTTATCTCATGGACAGCCATATAATAAAGGAGCTTTGCACCGCAACTTAAGGTCTAATGTGCCCTCTCCTAAGACACAAAAACTCACTTCGCCTCAGCACATTGATGAATTCCAATCTAATCTTATCCATTCGGAGGTGTTCATTCGGGACTTCTAGAACTATTGAAAGGGGGTCTTAGATGAGAGCAAAGAGCTCCGTAGAGCTGCTAGTAGTTGACCAACAGTTGCTGAGCTGGTCTGAGGCTCAACCATTCAGTAGTGAACCGGAAGAAGCCAACCGAATCCCTACCCATTCCCATTCTGCAGTTAGTGAGACTGAAGTCCTGAAGTAGCAAGATTATCGGTCCTGCAGTTTCCTGCAATACCACTCTGGTTAGGCACCCAAAGCAAACCAGTGACGTGGTAACTCAATTCCAGGGTTAAGCAGTCAGGACATTACTAGTTTTGAGCGCATGGTCAGTAAGCTCAATGATCAATGAATGTTAATATCGCTGTCCTGCTATCTGAAGGAGAATATTGGCCATTTATTAACTCTAAACCTGCAATaatattatagaaattatatttgctttttattttaacagAAAACACTTCCCAAAAAATCTAAAGTTAGGAATGCATCGTCTTCGCTTAAATACTTATCTGACTATCGTTGGTACAGTTGAAACCTGTTAGTAAAAACCATGCCTTCGTGCGTGGAATCAAAGTTCTGGTGCAgaaatgttcagaatgttggaagagACCTTCGGTAAttattgtttgtcgcgagcaagtgtttttgaaaggtacaaaatattcaaagagggtTAAAGAAGTATTGACCTCGTACCACGAagaggacggccatcaacatcaactgatgatcaacataccaataaaataaagagattggtgcttgagaattaACAATTAAAGATTTTACAGGCATTGATAGAAAATCACAAGGATCAGTGGACACCTTTTTGAACGATTATTTGGGCCTACGGAAAGTGAATGCACAATTGGCTTCTAAAatcattcatttcatttgaaaaaagtgTCGCGCTAACGTTTATGAAACAATGGATGTCTTGATAAGTATTATTGCTGGCGTTGAGTGTTGGATCTTTGCTTATGACCCTTTCCCGAAGGCAAAGGTGAACTGAGTCCAAAAAACTTCATCAGAGCAACgggaaaagataaaataaatggCGGAGGACATCTAATTCATTAACCATGGATCCTAATAGCAaccctttttaaaaaataatcgaatGGTTTGGTAATCTAAGATGAGCAATGTATACCAAAAGTGGTTTGCTGAGATGACTACAGaatttttgaccgaaaataacaacaattttcatccgttttctatttattattattttaggtcACTGTATACTATACTGAAAATCTGCTGAAAATGGACTAGTTATAACCCAAGCATTTATCTAATTACTGCACAACTTTTCCTACAAGGCTTCcgcttgtatgtatttatgtataatgaAAAGGTATTTGTATTGGTTGTAGAGTGAACGTGCAACTTTTGTATTTGGAGCCACGTTTAGGCATTACAAAagtgtatttcaatatttactaTGCCCGAGTAAATATATTTCTACGCACGTATGTAAGTGACGATTTATCTGTATCTTCAACTGCATTGACTatctttagaaataaatatgcCCGTATGCACGATCAGTTGAGCGTACACCAATGCGATATGATAATTTACAAACATTCAATGGCAACGCACTATCAGGCGATGGCTGCATGaaaacacacgtacatacaaacatatataattcCCCACAAGGGACTGTCACTAAGCATTACACCTTCAATTCTAGCTTACTTCTATACTATCACATAGATATAGAATAAGTAAATAGAGATGTGTTAGTATtatgtacaaacataaatatagaaatatttatatatatacatatatataatatacatacatatttgtagcaTTTCGAAATATGCATTATGGTGTCGTCATTGAGCGACGtcaatttactttttgaagataatttcatttaaatgttgaccgcggctgcgtcttaggtggtccattcggaaagtccaatttgggcaactttttcgagcatttcggccggaatagcccgaatttcttcggaaatgttgtcttccaaagctggaatagttgctggcttatttctgtagactttagacttgacgtagccccacaaaaaatagtctaaaggcgttaaatcgcatgatcttggtggccaacttacgggtccatttcttgagatgaattgttgtccgaagttttccctcaaaatggccatagaatcgcgagctgtgtggcatgtagcgccatcttgttgaaaccacatgtcaaccaagttcagttcttccatttttggcaacaaaaagtttgttagcatcgaacgatagcgatcgccattcaccgtaacgttgcgtccaacagcatctttgaaaaaatacggtccaatgattccaccagcgtacaaaccacaccaaacagtgcatttttcgggatgcatgggcagttcttgaacggcttctggttgctcttcaccccaaatgcggcaattttgcttatttacgtagccattcaaccagaaatgagcctcatcgctgaacaaaattaaagcgcgaaacacatttcgaaccgaacactgattttggtaataaaattcaatgatttgcaagcgttgctcgttagtaagtctattcatgatgaaatgtcaaagggACTGTCACTGAGCTTTACACCTGTCAATTCTAGCTTACTTCTATACTATCACATGATATAGAATAACCTCAAAAAAGATGTGTCACcgttacaaacataaatatagaaatatgtatatattatatatacatacatacatatttgtagcaTTTCGAAATATGCATTATGGTGTCGTCATTGAGCGACGTCAATACTGCAACAATTGTCATGCAACTGTGTGACTGATCGTTTTACGATATGAAATAAGTAAGTAATAAGAATGCAACGACCCTATAcgttattgtaattgttttcTACACTCCACGCGGCTAAACATACGCACATAAACATACAGGTATGCACACATGTGGGTACTTGTAGGTATCGGAGTACCTTTGTCGCTTTAAAAGCAATAAGTGTGTGATTTGTTGTAATGTAAGGAGGTCAGCAGCATTCctcataatacatatatatgaatatatagttatatatgctgactttttgatttttatgtgGTGCTGAATGGCACGTAAACCCTACACCAACtcatgtaacaacaacaaatgggtATAGAAATTTTATCGGACACCGGAGTAGGTGTTGTAAACCATTAGAAATATGCATTCGATCGACTTTTGCTGTGTTTTCAATTGTGACAATTGTATAAAAGTATGTttgtatctatgtacatactatatatgtaagtatgtacacgtgcatacaaatatttggtAATATCTCTATTGATAAGTTTATGGTGCACTGGCAGACATTGGTTGGCACTTGGTCTTAATCAAATGACGGTTAATAATTACATGGACATTCTCTTTTAGATAAAAATGGATTTTGAGGCTTTATATACTCTaagttttaccaaaaatatttttaaaattatttgtataatttaagtcttataaaataaataagcaatagCTGGACATTTGTACTTTGATGGCCTATTCTATTCGATTTTCTACCAAAAAGTTTAATATTGCTTCGAAATTAATTGAATAGCTTTAACGAATGATCATACAACCGATCTTTACTTATTTTTCTGTTACATGCTGTATAAAAGCTTCTTCATcggtttcaaaaaaatgtatatcggATATATTTTGGGAGGCAAGAACCTTATTGGTCCTTTTTatgattaagaaaatatatctgTTAATCTAGCGTGTACTGAGAAACTTCTGAGGATGTAAAACAGGAGGACATCTCCGAAAATATTGCTTACTAACAATCTGTGGGATACCTCAAGTTCGCAGGCACTGCTTTATTCCGGGGTCACGGCTTGAAGATAGGAAGCTTCAGCTGTACCACTCCGACGTATTCTATTGAAGAATTCCATGAAGTCTAATTGTagcgtctgttcaccagagGTGCGGCTGCGAGTGGGCGTCGGTCTTTAAACAAGCAGAAAGGAACAACAGCCTTGGATGAAAGACCACACTTTTATTGATGACCACAGCAAACGTAATGATGCCTTCGAAAAGGTAAAGGCTGACATCtctgccgtccaagaaatgcgatgggcgGGGCAAGGACAGAGCCAAGTATttccttgtgacatttattgCAACGGTCAAGTTCGTTGTGGGATTCTTGGTGTGAGAATTCAATCCGGTGGATgagcgtctagccacaattcgcatcagtgaaaaatttttcaatataacacTAATCTTGTTGTAGTGAAGAAGAAGCAGGCCAGTCTATGCAGACAAAAAAGGGAAGAGGCCGAAATTCGTGTATATGGAGAGCTTGAGAAGATCAACAAAACGGAAGGAACCGATGGATTACCGACCGCTATGCAAATACGGCGAGGAACTGACAAGTTAAATGTGTAAGCTTCTTTGCAAGATATGGGAGGATGAAATAATTCCTGACGATGGAaacctaagtgtgctctgcccaatctacaaaaCAGAGGACCCCGCAATCTTCGCCAATTATCGTGGAATAAGTCTCGTCAGTAAGGTCTTAACGAGCGTAGTgagtgaaagactgaagcccaaTAAACAATTGCACCTtaacagtgtggctttagacctggaaatcTATAAccgaccagattttcaccatgcgccaaattttgggaaATAC
This region includes:
- the LOC105234264 gene encoding innexin inx2, whose amino-acid sequence is MFDVFGSVKGLLKIDQVCIDNNVFRMHYKATVIILIAFSLLVTSRQYIGDPIDCIVDEIPLGVMDTYCWIYSTFTVPERLTGVTGRDVVQPGVGSHIDGEDEVKYHKYYQWVCFVLFFQAIMFYVPRYLWKSWEGGRLKMLVMDLNSPIVNEECKNDRKKILVEYFSNNLTRHNFYAFRFFVCEALNFVNVIGQIFFVDFFLDGEFSTYGSDVLKFTEMEPDQRVDPMARVFPKVTKCTFHKYGPSGSVQKFDGLCVLPLNIVNEKIYVFLWFWFIILSILSGISLVYRMAVIMGPKLRHLLLRARSRLAESDEVEAVANKCNIGDWFLLYQLGKNIDPLIYKEVISDLAREIGEHSSSKEQFAA